A genomic segment from Flavobacteriales bacterium encodes:
- a CDS encoding nuclear transport factor 2 family protein, protein MKKIIMLLLPLLVISCTSLKKEECHSKETQNYTSHSPTAHQEVALEVLSASKQWIENFNKGNAKECANAYTSSSVMRALPFGVKKSKDEILEFWTSLIGSGANNLVYTDVSVEVVDEQTVMLSANWSMNIGEGIIYQEKWVKDNGKWH, encoded by the coding sequence ATGAAAAAAATTATTATGCTTTTATTACCTTTATTGGTAATATCTTGCACTTCTCTTAAGAAAGAGGAGTGCCATTCTAAAGAAACTCAAAATTACACTTCTCATAGCCCAACGGCTCATCAGGAAGTAGCTTTAGAAGTTCTTTCCGCTAGCAAACAGTGGATTGAAAATTTCAATAAGGGCAATGCTAAAGAATGTGCCAATGCTTACACATCAAGTTCTGTAATGAGAGCCTTGCCTTTTGGTGTTAAAAAATCAAAAGATGAAATTTTAGAATTTTGGACGTCACTTATTGGATCAGGAGCTAACAATTTAGTGTATACTGATGTTTCAGTAGAAGTGGTTGATGAGCAAACCGTAATGTTATCAGCCAATTGGAGTATGAACATCGGAGAAGGAATTATTTACCAAGAAAAATGGGTGAAAGATAACGGCAAGTGGCATTAA
- a CDS encoding trypsin-like peptidase domain-containing protein — protein MKKLTILAYLVLGGILFQIAKSLTTKDAFAHKTAFATATNENHTSNDFTYAAEKSLEAVVHIKSKFMEDEYYRYYHPFFGNGYYNQPKEKVASGSGVIISKDGYVVTNKHVINEAEEIEVVLNNKRSYTAKLLGTDPNTDLALLKIEGEDLEYLEFSDSDDIKVGEWVLAVGNPFNLNSTVTAGIVSAKARSINILNRRNGIESFIQTDAAINPGNSGGALVTTNGDLVGINTAIQSNTGSYTGYGFAIPSNMVQKVVSDLKNYGEVRRAFIGINIADINQNISEELNLKGVEGVLITNVLNDGAAKKAGIKRYDVLVSINGTKVNSVSQLHEQIIQFNPGEKIVCQIKRNGKIQDINIELEN, from the coding sequence ATGAAGAAATTAACCATTTTGGCTTATCTGGTTTTAGGAGGAATACTCTTCCAGATAGCAAAATCCTTAACAACCAAAGATGCTTTTGCTCATAAAACAGCCTTTGCAACTGCAACAAATGAAAATCATACGTCTAATGATTTCACCTACGCAGCTGAGAAATCTCTTGAAGCCGTAGTACATATCAAGTCCAAATTTATGGAGGATGAATACTACAGATACTACCATCCCTTTTTTGGTAATGGCTACTATAATCAACCCAAAGAAAAAGTAGCCAGTGGATCAGGCGTTATCATTTCTAAAGACGGCTATGTGGTGACTAACAAACATGTTATTAATGAGGCTGAAGAAATAGAAGTGGTGCTCAACAACAAACGTAGCTATACCGCCAAACTACTGGGGACTGACCCCAATACCGACTTAGCATTACTTAAAATTGAAGGTGAAGATTTAGAATACTTAGAGTTTAGTGATTCTGATGACATCAAAGTCGGTGAATGGGTTTTGGCGGTAGGTAATCCGTTTAATCTCAATTCCACTGTTACGGCAGGAATCGTTAGTGCCAAAGCTAGGAGTATTAATATTTTGAATAGGCGTAACGGCATAGAATCTTTTATACAAACTGATGCTGCGATTAACCCTGGTAATTCTGGTGGTGCATTAGTAACAACCAATGGCGATTTGGTAGGCATCAATACCGCTATTCAATCCAATACAGGTTCATATACCGGTTACGGATTTGCCATTCCTTCAAATATGGTTCAAAAGGTGGTTTCTGACCTTAAAAACTACGGTGAAGTACGTCGTGCATTTATTGGTATAAATATTGCCGACATCAATCAGAACATATCGGAAGAACTAAATCTTAAAGGAGTAGAAGGTGTACTTATAACCAATGTTTTAAATGATGGTGCTGCCAAAAAAGCAGGAATTAAACGCTACGATGTGTTAGTGAGTATTAACGGTACTAAAGTAAATTCTGTAAGCCAACTTCACGAGCAAATTATACAGTTTAACCCTGGTGAAAAAATTGTATGCCAAATCAAAAGAAATGGCAAAATACAAGACATCAATATTGAGTTGGAGAATTAA